The following nucleotide sequence is from Candidatus Cloacimonadota bacterium.
GATTGAAGAAGCCGGTGGCATTCTCCTCGGCGGTCATTCGATAAAAGATATTGAAATGAAATATGGTTTGGCAGTTACCGGTTTTATCCATCCGAATAAGATCATTAGAAATAATACACTTCAATCCGGTGATAAAATAATTTTAACCAAACCTTTGGGATTTGGAATCCTATCTACAGCGCTCAAAGCAGATAGAGCTCCCAAAAGTGCGATTTCAAAAATAGGTTTTTTAATGAGCTATCTTAATAAAAAAGCCTCGGAAGTTGCTGTTCAATTTAATGCAAATGCAATGACCGATGTTACGGGTTTCGGACTGATCGGGCATCTTTCGGAGATGACAGATGATAAACATTCGGTAATCCTCAATACCGACAATATTCCAATTATTGAAGAGGCTGAAGAGCTTGCACCATCCGGTATTTTCCCGGCTGGAAGTTATAGTAACCGAGAATTTTATTCTAAAAAGCTGGAATTTCAAAATAGAAACATTTCCAACGAAAAACTTATGCTCCTGTATGATGCCCAAACTTCTGGCGGATTGCTGATCTCAGT
It contains:
- the selD gene encoding selenide, water dikinase SelD; translation: MSPADLDELLQKLHLHKRNKKLGDHVINDDAGIFKISDELALVQTVDFITPVVNDPYVFGQIAAANSLSDVFAMGGTVQTALNLVSYDNCNLTKEILTEILKGGINKIEEAGGILLGGHSIKDIEMKYGLAVTGFIHPNKIIRNNTLQSGDKIILTKPLGFGILSTALKADRAPKSAISKIGFLMSYLNKKASEVAVQFNANAMTDVTGFGLIGHLSEMTDDKHSVILNTDNIPIIEEAEELAPSGIFPAGSYSNREFYSKKLEFQNRNISNEKLMLLYDAQTSGGLLISVDKKHSKKFLDELKLAGMDWCKIIGEVTDEKGGKLILT